The genomic interval CCGCCCCCCGTCCGAGGAACCGCATGAACGACCCCGCTCCCGTCCTGACCATCGATGGCCCTTCTGGGGCCGGCAAAGGCACCGTCAGCCGCATCGTCGCCGCCAAGCTGGGCTGGCACTACCTGGATTCGGGGGCACTGTACCGGGCGGTCGGCGTGGCCGCCAGCTGGGCCAACCTGGACATTTCCGATGCCGCGGCGCTGGTCCGCTGCACCTTCGATACCCGTGTCGCCTTCGAGGAAGTGGCCGGCGGCGGCCTGCGGGTCAGGATCAACGAGGTCGACGCCACCGACGAGCTGCGGCTGGAGACCACCGGTGCGGTGGCCTCGGCGATCGCCGCCATTCCGGAGGTGCGCGCAGCGCTGAAGCAGCGCCAGCGGGCGTTCCGGCGCCCGCCGGGGCTGGTCGCCGACGGTCGCGACATGGGCACGGTGATTTTCCCGGACGCCCCGTACAAGGTGTTCCTGACCGCCAGTGCCGAGGAGCGCGCCATGCGCCGGCATAACCAGTTGAAGGAAAAAGGAGTTTCCGTTATATTCGACGACCTGCTGCGCGAGATCATGGCCCGCGACGCACGCGATGCCCAACGTTCGGTGGCGCCCCTGAAGCCGGCAGACGATGCCGTCCTCCTCGACACCACCGGCATGGACATCGACCAGGTGGTCGGCCGCGTCCTGGAATTGCTGCCCGCCTGAGGGTCGCGCCGGGAGCAGGGCAGCAGCATGGGGCCGCTTCGGCGGCATCCAGGCGATGTACCCGCAATACGCTTCACCCGTAGTGCCGCAATACCGTTGTTCCACGCTCCGCCGCGCAATGTCGCGCTGCGGTTTTTCCCATTTCACACCCGGCCGCGGTTTGGGCCGACTAACCAGGTGGGCGGTTGCTGTTTCCAGAAGAAACGCGCTGTCCGTGTGTCCACTAGAGTAATTTCAAATGACCGAATCTTTTGCCGAACTGTTCGAAGCCAGCCAAACCAATCTGGCCAAGCTGAAGCCGGGCTCCATCGTCACCGGTACCGTCGTGGAAGTCCGCGGCGACGTGGTGGTGATCAACGCCGGCCTGAAGTCCGAAGGCATCGTGCCGATCGAACAGTTCCGTAACGACGCTGGCGAGATCGACGTCGCCGAAGGCGACCTGGTCAAGGTTGCCCTCGACTCGCTCGAGAACGGCTTCGGCGAAACCGTGTTGTCGCGCGAGAAGGCCAAGCGCGCGATGGTGTGGGACGAGCTGGAAGAAGCGTTGGAGAAGAACGAGACCATCACCGGCCGCATCAGCGGCAAGGTCAAGGGTGGTTTCACCGTGGACATCAAGGATGTCCGCGCGTTCCTGCCGGGTTCGCTGGTCGATGTGCGCCCCGTGCGCGACCCGGCCTACCTGGAAGGCAAGGAGCTGGAGTTCAAGCTCATCAAGCTGGACCGCAAGCGCAACAACGTGGTGGTCTCGCGTCGTGCGGTGGTCGAGAGCGAGCACTCGGAAGAGCGCGAGCAGCTGATGGACAAGCTGCAGGAAGGCGCGATCCTGAAGGGCGTGGTCAAGAACCTGACCGATTACGGCGCGTTCGTGGACCTGGGCGGCATCGACGGCCTGCTGCACATCACCGACATGGCCTGGAAGCGCGTGCGCCATCCGTCCGAAGTCGTGAACGTCGGCGACGAGCTGGACGTGCGCGTGCTGAAGTTCGACCGCGAGCGCAACCGCGTGTCGCTGGGTCTGAAGCAGCTGGGCGAGGATCCGTGGGACAACATCGCGCGTCGTTACCCGGCCAACAGCCGCGTCTACGGCAAGGTCTCCAACGTCACCGATTACGGCGCGTTCGTCGAGATCGAGCCGGGCGTGGAAGGCCTGGTGCACGTGTCGGAAATGGACTGGACCAACAAGAACGTCAACCCGTCCAAGGTCGTGCAGGTCGGCGACGAGGTCGAGGTCATGGTCCTGGACGTGGACGAGGAGCGTCGCCGCATCTCGCTGGGCATGAAGCAGGTCGCCGCCAATCCGTGGGAAACCTTCGCGGCCACCCACAAGAAGAACGACAAGGTGTCGGGCCAGATCAAGTCGATCACCGATTTCGGCATCTTCATCGGCCTGGACGGCGGCATCGACGGCCTGGTGCACCTGTCGGACATCAGCTGGAACACTACCGGCGAAGACATCGTGCGCAACTTCAAGAAGGGCGACACGCTGGAAGCCGTGGTGCTGGCGGTGGATCCGGAGCGCGAGCGCATCAGCCTGGGCGTCAAGCAGCTGGAGCAGGATCCGTTCGGCCAGTACATGGCGGCCAATCCGAAGGGTTCGAAGGTCGAGGGCGTGGTGCGTGAAGTGGACGCCAAGGGCGCCACCATCGACCTGGCCGACGGCATCGAGGGCTACGTCGCCGCGCGCGACATCGCCAACGAGCGCGTCGACGATGCGACCCAGCACCTGAAGGTCGGCGACAAGATCGAAGCCAAGTTCGTGGGCATGGACCGCAAGGGCCGCACCCTGCAGCTGTCGATCAAGGCCAAGGACGATGCCGAAATGCGCGAAGTGCTGGAGGAATACCAGTCCGCGTCGGGCGGCACCACCCAGCTGGGCGCGCTGCTGCGTGCGCAGTTGAACGGCAACAAGTCCGAGTAATCCGCCACACGCAGCGTTTCTGGCACGGCCCGGTCGATCCGGGCCGTGCCGGGTTGCGACCCCACCGCACGAATCCGAATGACCAAGTCCGAACTGATCGAAATCCTGGCGCGCAAGCAGGCGCATCTGAAGGCGGACGACGTCGACCTGGCGGTGAAATCGCTGTTGGAAATGATGGGCAGCGCGCTGTCCGGCGGAGACCGCATCGAGATCCGCGGTTTCGGCAGTTTTTCCCTGCATTACCGGCCGCCGCGCCTGGGACGCAATCCCAAGACCGGCGAATCGGTCGCGCTTCCCGGCAAGCACGTGCCGCACTTCAAGCCCGGCAAGGAATTGCGCGAACGCGTCAGCGGCGTCGTTCCGGTCGAGTCCGATACGCCCTGATACGCCCCGAGCCTGCGCCGTCGCGTCCCGGACTTTGCCGGAACCTGCGCCTGTTCGGCTAATCTAGTGTCTCCCGACGCTGGAGAGCTTCATGAAAATTGCCCGTCTGCTGATATTGCTGGTGTTCCTGCTGGCCGGTCTGGTCATCGGATCGCTGAATTCGCAGCAGATCGTCATCAATTTCGGTGTCGCCGGCATCAACACCACCTCCGGCATCGCCATCATCGTCTCGCTGTTCGCCGGCGTGGTGATCGGCGCATCGCTGGTGTTGGCCACGTTGGTGATCCCGCTGTACGCCAAGCTGCGCCGCGCCAACAAGGCCGCGATCGCCGCTGCCGCGCCGGTCGTCGCACCGGTACCGACCTATACCCCGCCTGTGGACGGACGCTGATCTTCGATGGACTTCCTGACCGAGTGGTTCTGGTTCTTCCTGTTCCTGCCGCTGGCGGCGCTGAGCGGATGGGTGATCGGCCGCCGCGGTGGCCAGCGCCACGGCGACACGCAGGTCAGCCGGCTTTCCAGCACGTATTTCCGCGGCCTGAACTACCTGCTCAACGAAGAGCCGGACAAGGCGATCGAACTGTTCCTGCACATCGCCGAGCTGGACAAGGAAACCTTCGAGACCCAGGTCGCGCTCGGGCACCTGTTCCGCCGCCGCGGTGAAGTCGACCGTGCGATCCGCCTGCACCAAGGGCTGGTGCAACGCTCCGATCTCAGCGATCCGCAGCGCGTGCAGGCCTTGCTGGCATTGGGCGAGGACTACATGAAGTCCGGCCTGCTGGACCGGGCCGAGACCGTGTTCACCGAGCTGGCGCAGATCGACCAGCGCGCGCCGCAGGCGCTCAAGCACCTGATCGGCATCTACCAGGCCGAGCGCGACTGGGAAAAGGCGATCGACAATGCCACCCGCTACGAAGAAGTGACCGGCGAGCCGATGGGCAAGCTGATCGGGCAGTTCGAATGCGAACTGGCCGACCGCTATCGCGCATCCGGCAAGCCGGAATTGGCGCGTGAAGCGATCGCGCGCGCCTACCAGGCCGACGCCACCTCGGTGCGCGCCGGCATCCTGGAAGGACGCATCGACGTGGACGGCGGCAACGACGAGGCGGCGATCCGCGCCTTCGAACGCGCCGCGCGCCACGATCCTGACTATCTGCCGGAGATCATGCCGGCGCTGATGGACTGCTATCGCCGCCGCGGCAACGATCTCAGCGGCGCGCGCGCGTTCCTGTCGGAGATGACCGAGCACTATCGCGGCATCGCCCCGGTGCTGGCGCTGACCCGGCTAATGGAGTCGCAGGAAGGCGTGTCTGCGGCACGCGCCTACCTCGGGCGCCAGCTGAAGGATCGGCCCTCGGTCCGCGGCGAGTCGGCGCTGATCGACCTGACCCTGGCCGAGGGCGCCGATTCCACCGCCACCCTGCAGGATCTGAAGCACATCACCGATCAGTTGCTGGTGCGCAACCCCAGCTATCGCTGCACGCGCTGCGGCTTCGGCGCGCGTACCCATCACTGGCAATGCCCGAGCTGCAAGGAGTGGGGCACGGTCAAGCCCTTGCTCAACTACGCGGTGGTGTGATGCAGGGAGCAGGGTGGGCGCTGCTCGCCACGCTGGCGACGTTCAGCGCGGTCGGGACCTGGTTGTCGCGCCGCTATGCCCTCAAGCGCAAGCTGATGGACGCGCCCGGCGAGCGGCGCAGCCACACGGTGGCGACGCCGCGCGGGGGCGGTGTGGCGATCGTGGCCACGGTGCTGGCGGGGTGCGCGTATGCGACGCTGCTTTGGCCGCAACAGGGCGTGACCATCGCGGCGTTCGCCGGCGGACTGGTATTGGTTGCCGGCATCGGCTGGTGGGACGATCACCGTCCGCTGTCGGCCGCGCTGCGGCTGCTGGTGCATGCGCTGGCGGCCACGTTGCTGGCTGGCCTTGTCTACCGATTGCACCAAAATGCCTGGCTCGCCGCGCTGACCTGGCTGGCGACGATCTCGCTGATCAACATCTGGAACTTCATGGACGGCATCAATGGCTTGGCGACCAGCCAGGCGATGCTGGTCGCACTGGGTTTCGCTCTCTTGTTGCCCGTGCCGCTGCGCTGGCCGTGCTGGGTGCTGATCGTGGCCTGTGCCGGCTTCCTGCCGTTCAACTATCCGCGGGCACGCATCTTCCTCGGCGACGTCGGCAGTGGCGCATTGGGATATCTGGTCGCGGCGCTGTTTGCGCTCTGCAATGTTGCGACCGAGCTCACGGCATGGTTGCTGTTGATACCGATATCCGCATTCGCCATCGACGCAGGCTTCACGCTGCTGTCGCGCATGCTCGCCGGCGAACGGTGGTGGCAACCGCATGCGCAACATTTTTACCAACGGTGGGTACATACAGGCAGGAGCCACACGGTTGTGACCTTCGCCTATGCCCTGTTCAGCATTGTCGCGATTACAATCGCCTGGTTCGGTGGAACGTTAAGCACCGCGGGGCAGGTTGGGTTGGCGTTTGTCTGGTACCTGGCGGCGAGCGCACTTTGGCTGACTTTGCGTAAGGGATTGCGCTGAACTCTCATGGATAACTGATGCTTTCGATTCGCGACCGCTTTACCGAGCTATTCCCCAAGGTCTCCGTGGTCGTGCACGATCTGGCGATCGTCTGGATCTGCTGGCAACTGCTGCATGCGGCGCGCTATACCATTCTGCCCGGCGAGCATCCGTTGCCGTTCTGGAACCTCAATACCGCCATCGTGCTGCTGGCGCAGGGGCTGGTGTTCTGGAAGGTGGGGCTGTATCGCGGACTATGGCGCTTCGCCAGCGTTCCGGACTTGTTGAATATCTTCAAGGCAAGCTTTTACGGGCTGGTCGCGATCGTGCTGGGGCTGGCGTATAGCCGCTTCGATTCCATTCCGCTGTCTGTGCTGATGGTCTACCCGTTCGCGTTGTCGGCATTGCTCGGCGCGCCGCGGCTGCTGTACCGCGCATGGAAGGATTACCAGATCGCGCATTCGGACGAGACCGCGCGGCGCGTGCTGATCGTCGGCGCCGGCCGTGCAGCTGAGGCGCTGGTCCGCGACCTGCGCCGTTCGGGCGCTTACAACCCGGTCGGCTATGTCGACGATGCCGGCCATCTGCATGGCGCCAAGCTGCAGGGCCTGCCGATCCTGGGCCGGATCGACGAAGCCGGCGCGATCGCCAAGGAAACCGCGGCCAAGCTGCTGGTCATCGCGATCCCCTCGCTGGATGCAGCCGGCATGCAGCGGGTGGTGGCGGTCTGCGAAAGCACCGGGCTGCCGTTCCGCACCGTGCCGCGCCTGCTCGACGTGCTCGAAGGCCACTTTCTGCCGGGCGAACTGAAGGAAGTCGCGATCGAGGACCTGCTCGGGCGCAAGCCGGTGACGCCGGACTGGAAGCTGATCAAGGGTTGGCTGTCCGGACGTACGGTGATGGTGACCGGCGCAGGCGGATCGATCGGTTCGGAGTTGTGCCGGCAGTGCGCGCGTCATGGCGCACGCAAGGTGGTGCTGCTGGAGATCGACGAACTGGCGTTGATCACCATCCACGCCGATCTGCATCGCACCTTCCCGGACCTGGAGATCGAGTGCGTGCTCGGCGACTGCGGCGATCCGGCGGTGACCCGCCATGCGATGCGCATCGCCGAGCCGGACGCGGTGTTCCATGCCGCCGCCTACAAGCAGGTGCCGCTGCTGGAGCGGCAGTTCCGCGAGGCGGTCCGCAACAATGTGCTGGCCACCGAGAACGTGGCCCGCGCCTGCGTCGCCGCCAAGGTCTCGACCTTCGTGTTCATCTCCACCGACAAGGCGGTGAATCCGGTCAACGTGCTGGGCGCCTCCAAGCGCTATGCGGAGATGGTGTGCCAGTCGCTGGACGACCAGGCGGTGGGCACGCGTTTCGTCACCGTGCGCTTCGGCAATGTGCTGGACTCGGCCGGCAGCGTGGTGCCGTTGTTCCGCGAGCAAATTCGCCAGGGCGGCCCGGTCACCGTGACCGATCCGCAGGTGACCCGCTATTTCATGACCATTCCCGAAGCCTGCCAGCTGATCGTGCAGGCCGCGGCGTCGGCCTCGCACGGCGCGATCTACACGCTGGACATGGGCGAGCCGGTGCCGATCCGCCTGCTCGCCGAGCAGATGATCCGCTTGGCCGGCAAGCAGCCTGGGCGCGACATCGCCATCGTCTACACCGGGCTGCGCCCGGGCGAGAAGCTGCACGAGACCTTGTTCTATTCCGACGAGAACTACCGTCCCACCTCGCATCCGAAGATCCTGGAGGCCGGTGCGCGCAGTTTCTCGCGCGAGAGCGTGTTGCAGGGCCTGCAGCAGCTGCGCGCGGCGGTGGCCGACTACGACAGCGATGGCATCGAGAAAGTGCTGCGCACCACCATGCCCGAATTCGCGCCGCTGCGACAACAGGCTGGTCAAGATAGCTCCGCTACAATCGTCCCATTCCCCGCACGCGAGGCCAGAAGGCTCTGATGAGCAAGAGAATCCGCAAAGCAGTTTTTCCGGTTGCAGGTCTGGGTACCCGCTTCCTTCCCGCCACCAAGACGGTGCCCAAGGAAATGCTGCCGATCATCGATCGGCCGTTGATCCAGTATGCCGTGGACGAGGCGATCGAGGCCGGTTGCGACACCCTAATCTTCGTCACCAACCGCTACAAGCACGCCGTTGCGGATTACTTCGACAAGGCCTATGAGCTGGAGCAGAAGCTCGAGCGCGCCGGCAAGCTCGAACTGCTGGAAATGATCCGCAACGTGCTGCCCCCCGGCGTGCGCGCTGTCTTCGTGACCCAGGCCGAAGCGCTGGGCCTGGGCCACGCGGTGCTGTGCGCCAAGTCGGTGATCGGCGACGAGCCGTTCGCGGTGCTGCTGCCCGACGACCTGATCTGGAACCGCGGCGACGGTGCGCTCAAGCAGATGGCCGATCTCAACGAGGCCAGCGGCGCCAGCGTGATCGCGGTGGAGGACGTGCCGCACGAGAACACCGCCAGTTACGGCATCGTCGCCACGGACGCCTTCGACGGCCGTAAGGGCCGCATCGCCCAGATCGTCGAAAAGCCCAAGCCGGAAGACGCTCCCAGCGATCTGGCGGTGGTGGGCCGTTACGTGCTCAGCCCGAAGATCTTCGAGCTGCTGGAAAGCACCGGGACCGGTGCCGGCGGCGAGATCCAGCTGACCGATGCGATCGCCGCGCTGTTGAACAGCGAGCAGGTCGACGCCTATCGCTTCGAAGGCACCCGCTTCGATTGCGGCACCCACCTGGGCCTGGTCGAGGCGACCATCCGTTTCGCGCTGGAGAACAAGAAGCTGGCCAAGCCGGCGCGCGCGAAGCTTACGCAGATGCTTGCCGAAGAGTGAGCCTGGCGCCGTGGCGGCGCATCCTGCTTGAAAACGAAAAAGGCAGCCGGGAGGCTGCCTTTTTCGTTCCGACGTATTGCATGTGCCCTGGCTACGATCCCGCGTGAGTGGGGGCGCCGCTAGTCCCGATGCGTCACACGCAGGCTGGCGGCGCGGCGCTGGTATGCGTTCGCGCCGCCCCATGGGTGCGGTTACAGCGCCTCGATGATCCCGGCCGCGCCCATGCCGGTGCCGATGCACATGGTGACCATGCCGTACTTCTGCTGGCGGCGGCGCAGGCCGTGCACCAGGGTGGCGGTGCGGATCGCGCCGGTGGCGCCGAGCGGATGGCCGAGCGCGATCGCGCCGCCGAGCGGATTGACCTTGGACGGATCCAGGCCGCTGTCGCGAATCACCGCCAGCGACTGCGCGGCGAAGGCTTCGTTGAGCTCGATCCAGTCGATCTGGTCCTTGCTCAGCCCGGCCTGCTTGAGCGCCTTCGGGATCGCCGCGATCGGGCCGATGCCCATCACTTCCGGGCGCACGCCGGCGACCGAGAAGCTGACGAAGCGGGCGAGGGGAGTCAAGCCGTAGTCCTTGATCGCCTGCTCGGAGGCCAGCAGCACCGCGCCGGCGCCGTCGCTCATCTGCGAGGAATTGCCGGCGGTGACGCTGCCGCCGAACTGGCCGTTGCGGAACACCGGGCGCAGTTTGGCCAGGCCTTCGATCGAGCTGTCCGGGCGCGGGCCTTCGTCGGTATCGACCAGGCGCTTGCGCAGCGCGATGACGTTGCCGGCCAGGTCGGGCTGATGCGACAGGATTTCGTAGGGGGTGATCTCGTCGCGGAACTCGCCGGCGGCGATCGCGGCGATCGCCTTCTGGTGCGAGGCGAGCGCGAACGCGTCCTGGTCCTCGCGCGACACCTTCCACTCTTCGGCCACCTTCTCGGCGGTGATGCCCATGCCGTAGGCGATGGCGACGTGGTCGTCGGCGAACACGCTCGGCGACAGCGCGACCTTGTTGCCCATCATCGGCACCATCGACATCGACTCGGTGCCGCCGGCC from Xanthomonas sp. DAR 34887 carries:
- the cmk gene encoding (d)CMP kinase, which encodes MNDPAPVLTIDGPSGAGKGTVSRIVAAKLGWHYLDSGALYRAVGVAASWANLDISDAAALVRCTFDTRVAFEEVAGGGLRVRINEVDATDELRLETTGAVASAIAAIPEVRAALKQRQRAFRRPPGLVADGRDMGTVIFPDAPYKVFLTASAEERAMRRHNQLKEKGVSVIFDDLLREIMARDARDAQRSVAPLKPADDAVLLDTTGMDIDQVVGRVLELLPA
- the rpsA gene encoding 30S ribosomal protein S1, whose translation is MTESFAELFEASQTNLAKLKPGSIVTGTVVEVRGDVVVINAGLKSEGIVPIEQFRNDAGEIDVAEGDLVKVALDSLENGFGETVLSREKAKRAMVWDELEEALEKNETITGRISGKVKGGFTVDIKDVRAFLPGSLVDVRPVRDPAYLEGKELEFKLIKLDRKRNNVVVSRRAVVESEHSEEREQLMDKLQEGAILKGVVKNLTDYGAFVDLGGIDGLLHITDMAWKRVRHPSEVVNVGDELDVRVLKFDRERNRVSLGLKQLGEDPWDNIARRYPANSRVYGKVSNVTDYGAFVEIEPGVEGLVHVSEMDWTNKNVNPSKVVQVGDEVEVMVLDVDEERRRISLGMKQVAANPWETFAATHKKNDKVSGQIKSITDFGIFIGLDGGIDGLVHLSDISWNTTGEDIVRNFKKGDTLEAVVLAVDPERERISLGVKQLEQDPFGQYMAANPKGSKVEGVVREVDAKGATIDLADGIEGYVAARDIANERVDDATQHLKVGDKIEAKFVGMDRKGRTLQLSIKAKDDAEMREVLEEYQSASGGTTQLGALLRAQLNGNKSE
- a CDS encoding integration host factor subunit beta; amino-acid sequence: MTKSELIEILARKQAHLKADDVDLAVKSLLEMMGSALSGGDRIEIRGFGSFSLHYRPPRLGRNPKTGESVALPGKHVPHFKPGKELRERVSGVVPVESDTP
- a CDS encoding LapA family protein, which gives rise to MKIARLLILLVFLLAGLVIGSLNSQQIVINFGVAGINTTSGIAIIVSLFAGVVIGASLVLATLVIPLYAKLRRANKAAIAAAAPVVAPVPTYTPPVDGR
- the lapB gene encoding lipopolysaccharide assembly protein LapB; translated protein: MDFLTEWFWFFLFLPLAALSGWVIGRRGGQRHGDTQVSRLSSTYFRGLNYLLNEEPDKAIELFLHIAELDKETFETQVALGHLFRRRGEVDRAIRLHQGLVQRSDLSDPQRVQALLALGEDYMKSGLLDRAETVFTELAQIDQRAPQALKHLIGIYQAERDWEKAIDNATRYEEVTGEPMGKLIGQFECELADRYRASGKPELAREAIARAYQADATSVRAGILEGRIDVDGGNDEAAIRAFERAARHDPDYLPEIMPALMDCYRRRGNDLSGARAFLSEMTEHYRGIAPVLALTRLMESQEGVSAARAYLGRQLKDRPSVRGESALIDLTLAEGADSTATLQDLKHITDQLLVRNPSYRCTRCGFGARTHHWQCPSCKEWGTVKPLLNYAVV
- a CDS encoding MraY family glycosyltransferase — translated: MQGAGWALLATLATFSAVGTWLSRRYALKRKLMDAPGERRSHTVATPRGGGVAIVATVLAGCAYATLLWPQQGVTIAAFAGGLVLVAGIGWWDDHRPLSAALRLLVHALAATLLAGLVYRLHQNAWLAALTWLATISLINIWNFMDGINGLATSQAMLVALGFALLLPVPLRWPCWVLIVACAGFLPFNYPRARIFLGDVGSGALGYLVAALFALCNVATELTAWLLLIPISAFAIDAGFTLLSRMLAGERWWQPHAQHFYQRWVHTGRSHTVVTFAYALFSIVAITIAWFGGTLSTAGQVGLAFVWYLAASALWLTLRKGLR
- a CDS encoding polysaccharide biosynthesis protein, with the protein product MLSIRDRFTELFPKVSVVVHDLAIVWICWQLLHAARYTILPGEHPLPFWNLNTAIVLLAQGLVFWKVGLYRGLWRFASVPDLLNIFKASFYGLVAIVLGLAYSRFDSIPLSVLMVYPFALSALLGAPRLLYRAWKDYQIAHSDETARRVLIVGAGRAAEALVRDLRRSGAYNPVGYVDDAGHLHGAKLQGLPILGRIDEAGAIAKETAAKLLVIAIPSLDAAGMQRVVAVCESTGLPFRTVPRLLDVLEGHFLPGELKEVAIEDLLGRKPVTPDWKLIKGWLSGRTVMVTGAGGSIGSELCRQCARHGARKVVLLEIDELALITIHADLHRTFPDLEIECVLGDCGDPAVTRHAMRIAEPDAVFHAAAYKQVPLLERQFREAVRNNVLATENVARACVAAKVSTFVFISTDKAVNPVNVLGASKRYAEMVCQSLDDQAVGTRFVTVRFGNVLDSAGSVVPLFREQIRQGGPVTVTDPQVTRYFMTIPEACQLIVQAAASASHGAIYTLDMGEPVPIRLLAEQMIRLAGKQPGRDIAIVYTGLRPGEKLHETLFYSDENYRPTSHPKILEAGARSFSRESVLQGLQQLRAAVADYDSDGIEKVLRTTMPEFAPLRQQAGQDSSATIVPFPAREARRL
- the galU gene encoding UTP--glucose-1-phosphate uridylyltransferase GalU, producing the protein MSKRIRKAVFPVAGLGTRFLPATKTVPKEMLPIIDRPLIQYAVDEAIEAGCDTLIFVTNRYKHAVADYFDKAYELEQKLERAGKLELLEMIRNVLPPGVRAVFVTQAEALGLGHAVLCAKSVIGDEPFAVLLPDDLIWNRGDGALKQMADLNEASGASVIAVEDVPHENTASYGIVATDAFDGRKGRIAQIVEKPKPEDAPSDLAVVGRYVLSPKIFELLESTGTGAGGEIQLTDAIAALLNSEQVDAYRFEGTRFDCGTHLGLVEATIRFALENKKLAKPARAKLTQMLAEE
- a CDS encoding acetyl-CoA C-acyltransferase, whose translation is MSKQIQEAYIVAATRTPVGKAPKGVFRNTRPDDMLAHVLRAVVAQAPGIDTSRIDDAIIGCAMPEGEQGMNVARIGVLLAGLPNSVAGQTINRFCSSGIQAVALAADQIRLGNADLMLAGGTESMSMVPMMGNKVALSPSVFADDHVAIAYGMGITAEKVAEEWKVSREDQDAFALASHQKAIAAIAAGEFRDEITPYEILSHQPDLAGNVIALRKRLVDTDEGPRPDSSIEGLAKLRPVFRNGQFGGSVTAGNSSQMSDGAGAVLLASEQAIKDYGLTPLARFVSFSVAGVRPEVMGIGPIAAIPKALKQAGLSKDQIDWIELNEAFAAQSLAVIRDSGLDPSKVNPLGGAIALGHPLGATGAIRTATLVHGLRRRQQKYGMVTMCIGTGMGAAGIIEAL